TTGATTTTATTTAAAAGCTTTAATAAGCCTCTCCTGTTTTCATTTACTCCACTTGCTATTTCAGATATGACTTCATACTGCCATCCCTGGAAATTAGCGTATTCTTCAAGCCTTCTAATTTGATTCTTAAGATATTCTTCTTGTTTCTTTGTGGACACTCTTGCATACAAAACTACTTTAGGTTTTAGTTCTTCTTCCAGCATGCCTAATAATTTCTCTATATCTTCTTTTTTGTACCTTCTTCTTCCTTTTGGTGTTCTAACTGGGGTTATTAATCCTTCCTTTTCCCAGTTTATTAACGTAATTCTGCTTATATCATATAGCTATTTAACCTTTTTTATAGTTAATAACATTCATCATCATCTAATTAAAATTATATCATTTTTTACTACCAATTTTAACTGTTTTAGCCTCCCATATTAATTTCTGATACATAAAGTAAACCACAGTATGTTTATTTATATTTATATTTAAAAAATATTAATTTTTTCGATCTCTATACATTTGTCGCCATTAAACTTAAACTTTACAATCCACGGCATAACATGTTTGATTTCATTAAATTCATTATATCCAAATGATTTATCATAAAAATTGATAATAGTACTCAATATAGTACCATGAGTCCCTATTGCAATATTTTGGTTTTTATAATTCTCTAAAACTTTTTTCAGTGCTGCAATGCCTCGTTGCTGTACCTCTGATAAACTTTCACCATCTGATAATTTAAAATTAAAATCTTGCCATTGCTGTCTCGCAAAAGAATCAAAATCATCAATCCATTCACTATCAACCTTGCGTTCTCTAAAATCCAGAACAGTAATTACTGGTAGGTTAACTTTATTAGCAAAATCTACCAAAGTATCAACTGCTCGTTTATATGGACTTGATAAAATAATTTTAATATCTTTATCCATCAAATAAGCTGTGACAAGTTGTCTATCGATTAAGCCTTTATTTGTAAGAGGTCTTAACTCATCATTGTGCTCTGTATAGTCTGATTCTGCATGACGAATAAAATAAATTGTTGTCAATTAACCCACCTCCACCATATTATTTCAACATTATTCCTTAATATAATCACCATCACTTTGAAATATGGTTTCGTGATTAATTCCTCTTAGCATCATGTGGTAAATTCCCGTTTTGCTCTATTTTAGTGCTTTCCTTGGCATTTACTACTTCCTATCGTAAATCATATATATATTATATCATATTGTTAAACAAGTCCTTGTTACAATATTTTTTCATTTTCTTATTTTTCAGACAGGTCCCTCTTCCCTTCTCCTTAAGTATAAGTCTTAGTTACTGTAAATTTTCCCTTTTGTGCTATAATACTATTAGCAATTAAAAAGTGAAATTTTTGAAGAATGCAATATATGAATTTAAAAAAGGAACTAACGTAAAATAATGGATGTATAAACTCCGCCAATTCCTCAACAAACAGGAGGTGTTATATGGCAACTAAAAAAGAAATAAAAGAAATACTTAATTTAGCACTACCTGCAGTTGGAGAAATGCTACTATACATGGTAGTGTGGGTAGTAGATACGATGATGGTGGGACAATTTGGCGGTAAAGACAGTGTCAGCGCTGTAGGCCTTGCATCAGAAATTATATATACCTTCTCTAACATTTTTATTGCAATGGGAATCTCCATAGGAGTAACTTCTTATGTCGCCCGCAGTATAGGAGCGAAAGATTTTGAAGCTGCCGAAAAATACGCATCTCAAGGAATTTTTTTAGGATTTATTTTTGCTATTTTCATTTCTTTAATACTTTTTACCTTTGCAGAAAATTTTTTAATAATAGCTGGCGCTACTGGTAATGTGCTTGTCTTAGGAAGGATATTTATAAAAATTGCATCAATAGGTATTTTCTT
Above is a window of Thermoanaerobacter uzonensis DSM 18761 DNA encoding:
- a CDS encoding IS607 family transposase; the protein is MSRITLINWEKEGLITPVRTPKGRRRYKKEDIEKLLGMLEEELKPKVVLYARVSTKKQEEYLKNQIRRLEEYANFQGWQYEVISEIASGVNENRRGLLKLLNKI
- a CDS encoding histidine phosphatase family protein, encoding MTTIYFIRHAESDYTEHNDELRPLTNKGLIDRQLVTAYLMDKDIKIILSSPYKRAVDTLVDFANKVNLPVITVLDFRERKVDSEWIDDFDSFARQQWQDFNFKLSDGESLSEVQQRGIAALKKVLENYKNQNIAIGTHGTILSTIINFYDKSFGYNEFNEIKHVMPWIVKFKFNGDKCIEIEKINIF